One window of Paenibacillus sp. FSL K6-3182 genomic DNA carries:
- a CDS encoding extracellular solute-binding protein yields the protein MHMTKKAAKAVSMFLSIIVLITVLAACGSNNNGNSGSSATDAPKDTEGTTNEGATNEGGEKSGIDTSKKVELQFYMLGDAPKDIASIQEQVNKMALEDLNATVKFNYTSWTDWDQKYKLLLGSGQQVDLIFTADWTQYQSYAKKGAFQALDKILPVAAPTLNSYVPADMWEAVKIDGQIYTVPATYKEYVTDGFVWREDLREKYNLPTPVDIATFEQYLDGIKKNEPTVTPLSMNSDVKTNLMDRFIGISHSPVGALPYGIGIDYATPNEVHSYWGSDEQVQDLTVMKRWQDNGYMVKNVLAVKDTLQDQITSGKAAAIIGDNPTRYNDMVIKIQATHPDWKLGYHPFPKTNGIATPVHPIHNGFAIPASSKNAERALAFYEKLVTDKRYNMLTQYGVEGKNYEVKDGYYSMIGDSNSNGFPREGMNGWAWRNPEYMLFDKNYDGVKAIFDELDKIQVPDKFTGFAEDYTPYQAERAALEQVEKQYLFPLNAGLVKNVEDGVKTFMEKAKQAGLEKIQAEYTKQWQAYVTEQGIE from the coding sequence ATTCACATGACTAAGAAAGCAGCAAAAGCGGTCTCCATGTTTCTATCCATCATCGTGCTTATTACAGTACTAGCAGCTTGCGGATCGAATAACAATGGAAACAGCGGCAGTAGCGCCACCGATGCTCCAAAAGACACAGAGGGTACAACTAACGAAGGCGCAACGAATGAGGGCGGCGAAAAATCAGGTATCGATACGTCGAAAAAAGTGGAATTGCAATTTTATATGTTAGGCGATGCTCCTAAAGATATCGCTTCTATTCAAGAGCAAGTCAACAAAATGGCATTGGAAGATTTGAATGCTACCGTTAAATTCAACTATACGTCTTGGACAGATTGGGATCAAAAGTACAAGCTATTGCTTGGATCTGGCCAACAGGTTGACTTGATCTTCACAGCGGATTGGACGCAATACCAATCGTACGCGAAGAAAGGCGCTTTCCAAGCGCTCGACAAGATTCTTCCCGTGGCAGCGCCTACGCTTAACTCATACGTGCCAGCAGATATGTGGGAAGCTGTAAAAATCGACGGTCAAATCTACACGGTTCCAGCTACGTACAAGGAGTATGTAACGGATGGTTTTGTATGGCGTGAAGATCTTCGCGAGAAATACAATCTGCCTACTCCTGTAGATATTGCAACGTTTGAGCAATACCTAGATGGAATCAAGAAAAATGAACCGACGGTTACACCGCTTTCGATGAACTCGGATGTGAAAACAAACCTAATGGATCGTTTCATTGGTATTTCTCACTCTCCAGTTGGTGCGCTGCCATACGGTATCGGCATCGACTATGCAACACCTAATGAAGTACATTCCTACTGGGGTTCAGATGAGCAAGTTCAAGATTTGACGGTAATGAAGCGTTGGCAGGATAACGGCTACATGGTGAAAAACGTGCTGGCTGTTAAAGATACGCTGCAGGATCAAATCACAAGCGGCAAAGCTGCAGCAATTATTGGGGACAACCCGACTCGCTATAATGATATGGTTATCAAAATTCAAGCAACTCACCCGGATTGGAAGCTGGGCTACCACCCATTCCCAAAAACAAATGGAATTGCAACGCCAGTTCACCCGATCCACAACGGATTCGCTATTCCAGCTAGCAGCAAAAACGCTGAGCGCGCGCTTGCGTTCTACGAGAAGCTGGTTACGGACAAACGCTACAACATGCTTACGCAATACGGTGTAGAAGGCAAAAACTATGAAGTAAAAGACGGTTATTACTCGATGATCGGCGATTCGAACTCGAACGGCTTTCCTCGTGAGGGAATGAACGGTTGGGCTTGGAGAAACCCTGAGTACATGCTGTTCGACAAAAACTATGATGGCGTAAAAGCGATCTTCGACGAGCTTGATAAAATTCAAGTACCTGATAAATTCACAGGTTTCGCAGAAGATTACACACCATACCAAGCAGAGAGAGCAGCACTTGAGCAAGTCGAGAAACAATACTTGTTCCCGCTGAATGCAGGTCTCGTGAAAAACGTAGAAGATGGCGTGAAAACGTTCATGGAAAAAGCAAAACAAGCAGGCCTTGAGAAAATTCAAGCGGAATACACGAAACAATGGCAAGCGTATGTTACGGAGCAAGGCATTGAATAA
- a CDS encoding ABC transporter permease subunit, protein MLKKNGVLRELVTNRILFLMLLPALIFFLINSYVPMVGIYYAFTRFDFNTSLFNSQFVGLDNFKFLWKSGVLARLTLNTVGYNIVFILLGNVLAIALAILLSELRLQWFKKLTQSIMFLPYFVSFVILSVIVYNVFNYESGFLNSTLKSFGYESLDVYNTPWVWVFLIIIFYLWKNIGYSMVIYLASITGISEEYYEAAKIDGANIFQRIWYITVPMLKTTFVMLLLFALGSIMKGQFDLFYQLIGNNGVLYNTTDILDTYVYRSLKVTFDIGMSTAAGLYQSLFGFVLIMTVNYIIKKINDEYALF, encoded by the coding sequence ATGTTGAAAAAAAATGGAGTGCTTAGGGAGCTTGTAACGAATCGTATACTCTTCCTTATGTTATTGCCAGCGCTTATCTTCTTCCTAATTAACTCGTATGTTCCAATGGTGGGTATCTACTACGCTTTCACAAGGTTCGACTTCAACACAAGCTTGTTCAATAGCCAATTCGTTGGACTCGACAACTTCAAGTTTTTATGGAAATCGGGGGTTCTCGCAAGACTAACCTTAAATACGGTCGGCTATAACATCGTATTTATTCTACTCGGAAACGTGCTCGCCATCGCGCTTGCCATTCTATTAAGCGAGCTGCGCTTGCAATGGTTTAAGAAGCTGACGCAATCGATCATGTTTCTACCGTATTTCGTGTCCTTCGTTATTCTTAGTGTCATCGTTTACAACGTGTTCAACTATGAGAGCGGATTTCTGAATTCGACGCTGAAGTCATTCGGATACGAATCATTGGACGTATACAATACGCCATGGGTGTGGGTGTTCCTTATTATCATCTTCTACCTGTGGAAAAATATAGGGTACAGCATGGTTATCTACCTGGCATCGATTACTGGAATTAGCGAAGAGTATTATGAGGCTGCCAAAATCGACGGCGCGAACATTTTCCAGCGTATCTGGTACATTACCGTTCCGATGCTGAAGACAACATTCGTTATGCTCCTGCTGTTCGCACTCGGAAGTATCATGAAAGGCCAGTTCGACTTGTTCTACCAGCTGATCGGCAACAACGGCGTGCTTTACAATACGACAGATATTCTCGATACGTATGTGTACCGTTCACTGAAAGTGACGTTCGATATCGGCATGTCGACAGCCGCTGGTCTATACCAATCGCTATTCGGCTTCGTTCTTATCATGACCGTCAACTATATCATCAAGAAAATCAACGACGAGTACGCATTGTTCTAA
- the deoD gene encoding purine-nucleoside phosphorylase yields the protein MSFHIEAKIGEIAESVLLPGDPLRAKYIAETFLENVVCYNNVRGMLGFTGTYKGNRVSIQGTGMGMPSASIYIQELINDYGAKNLVRIGTCGAIQNDVNLRDVLIAQAAATDSAIIRNQFPGFDFPQIGNFDLIKTAYEIGEAKGLNLRVGNVLSSDVFYTEDKDAVTKLGRHGVLAVEMETAALYYLTVKFGVKGLSLLTVSDHILTGEQTTAQERQTTFNDMIEVALETVAK from the coding sequence ATGAGTTTTCATATTGAAGCAAAGATTGGCGAAATTGCAGAATCCGTCTTATTACCTGGAGATCCGCTGCGTGCAAAGTATATTGCGGAGACCTTCCTCGAAAATGTCGTCTGTTACAACAATGTACGTGGCATGTTAGGCTTTACAGGCACATATAAGGGCAACCGAGTATCGATTCAAGGTACAGGAATGGGTATGCCTTCTGCGTCCATATATATTCAAGAATTGATCAACGATTATGGTGCCAAAAATCTCGTTCGTATCGGAACATGCGGCGCTATTCAAAATGATGTGAATCTCCGCGATGTTCTTATTGCGCAAGCAGCGGCTACCGATTCGGCTATCATTCGCAACCAATTCCCTGGGTTTGACTTCCCTCAGATTGGAAACTTTGATCTAATTAAGACCGCTTATGAAATTGGAGAGGCCAAAGGCCTTAACCTTCGCGTAGGTAACGTGCTATCTTCTGATGTTTTCTACACAGAAGACAAAGATGCCGTGACCAAGCTAGGCCGCCATGGCGTATTGGCAGTAGAAATGGAAACAGCCGCACTTTATTATTTAACAGTTAAATTCGGCGTAAAAGGTCTCAGCCTCCTAACGGTAAGTGATCATATTCTCACTGGAGAACAAACGACTGCACAAGAGAGACAAACGACCTTCAACGATATGATTGAAGTCGCACTAGAAACCGTAGCTAAATAG
- a CDS encoding alpha/beta hydrolase gives MWRFVRKIMFSLLVILVVLAGLGAAYQWYGSKQDRKTYRPTGKLYNVAGSKMHLYSEGIGDTTIVFASGWGTPNPYADFYPLYDGLKQHVKIAVYDRFGYGYSDTTDKKRDINMITDEIHELLQVSGQKPPYIFAAHSMGSLETIRYAQRFPEEVKGILLIEGGSPEYYNSSPELTLIPWMQKGLRTFGILRALYHVDGFVKWLSDESNGEKLLPEELKELNRKALLLRTGNRNMTDEMSQSRENAKMVLEGGKPLKIPITVLTADYFGKLDDDQSWADSEAALPSWSVSGKQTIVKGSSHSLHSYQPSIVVDELLQLAGHAETLE, from the coding sequence ATGTGGAGGTTTGTTCGCAAAATTATGTTTTCCCTGCTCGTCATTCTTGTGGTGCTGGCAGGTCTCGGAGCCGCTTATCAATGGTACGGTTCCAAGCAGGACCGAAAAACATATAGACCTACCGGGAAACTGTATAATGTAGCAGGCAGCAAAATGCATCTCTATTCGGAAGGTATAGGTGATACAACAATCGTCTTTGCTTCAGGGTGGGGAACGCCGAATCCCTACGCTGATTTTTATCCTTTATATGACGGACTGAAGCAGCATGTAAAGATTGCGGTCTATGACCGTTTCGGTTACGGATACAGTGATACGACAGACAAAAAGCGGGACATCAACATGATTACCGACGAGATTCATGAGCTGCTTCAGGTCTCTGGGCAGAAGCCACCTTATATTTTTGCCGCCCATTCAATGGGCTCTCTGGAAACCATCCGGTATGCACAACGTTTTCCAGAAGAAGTGAAAGGTATTCTACTAATTGAGGGCGGAAGCCCTGAATATTACAATTCCAGCCCGGAGCTTACTCTTATTCCTTGGATGCAAAAAGGACTCCGGACATTTGGCATACTGCGGGCTTTGTATCATGTGGATGGCTTCGTAAAATGGCTATCCGATGAAAGCAACGGGGAGAAGCTATTGCCGGAGGAGCTGAAGGAATTAAACCGCAAAGCCTTGCTGCTAAGGACTGGAAACCGAAATATGACGGATGAAATGAGCCAAAGCCGAGAGAATGCCAAAATGGTGCTTGAGGGAGGAAAACCGCTGAAAATTCCCATTACTGTATTGACTGCGGACTATTTTGGCAAGCTGGACGACGATCAGTCATGGGCAGACAGTGAAGCAGCGCTTCCTTCATGGTCTGTTTCCGGCAAGCAAACCATCGTGAAAGGCAGCTCCCATTCCCTTCATAGCTATCAGCCAAGCATTGTTGTTGATGAACTGCTTCAATTGGCGGGTCATGCTGAAACATTAGAATAG
- a CDS encoding carbohydrate ABC transporter permease, whose product MKIKDDNYMKWFRLIAFIVILISTVACLFPFLLIISASFTQNEAIIRDGYHLIPTVFSFEGYATVFRFPKQVLQAYGVTTLTTVIGTTLGLFLMTMAGYVLQRKDFKYRNFFAFMIYFTTLFGGGLVPWYILMTKYLKLTDKLEVLILPGLMTPFLIILMKNFIRSAVPDEVIESAKIDGANDFTIYSRIVLQLSMPGIATVGLFLALHYWNDWFTSSLFINDTTKYQLQYYLYNVINAMSFVAQMGSGTGVSLGSDMPTESTKMAMSIIVTGPILFLYPFVQRYFVKGLTIGAVKG is encoded by the coding sequence ATGAAAATCAAAGACGACAATTATATGAAATGGTTTAGACTCATCGCTTTTATAGTCATCCTCATTTCAACTGTAGCCTGCTTGTTTCCGTTCCTGCTCATTATATCTGCTTCTTTTACGCAAAATGAAGCCATTATAAGAGATGGCTACCATCTCATTCCAACCGTGTTTTCATTTGAGGGTTATGCGACGGTGTTCCGTTTTCCGAAGCAGGTATTGCAAGCCTATGGCGTCACCACGCTAACCACGGTTATCGGGACGACGCTTGGATTGTTCCTGATGACGATGGCTGGATACGTCCTGCAGCGCAAGGATTTCAAATATCGAAATTTCTTTGCTTTTATGATTTATTTCACAACGCTGTTTGGCGGCGGACTGGTGCCTTGGTACATCCTAATGACCAAGTATTTGAAGCTGACTGACAAGCTTGAAGTGTTGATATTGCCGGGTCTTATGACGCCTTTCCTTATTATTCTGATGAAAAACTTTATCCGCTCCGCAGTACCGGATGAGGTTATTGAATCGGCAAAAATTGACGGCGCAAACGACTTCACCATATATAGCCGGATTGTGCTTCAGCTGTCGATGCCCGGCATCGCAACCGTAGGTTTGTTCCTGGCGCTTCATTATTGGAATGACTGGTTCACTTCCTCGTTGTTTATTAACGACACGACGAAGTACCAGCTGCAATATTACTTGTACAACGTTATTAATGCGATGAGCTTCGTTGCGCAAATGGGCTCGGGAACTGGCGTCTCGCTAGGCTCCGACATGCCGACAGAATCAACGAAGATGGCGATGTCCATTATCGTTACAGGACCAATCCTGTTCCTGTATCCGTTCGTGCAGCGTTATTTTGTAAAAGGATTGACGATTGGTGCGGTTAAAGGTTAG